The genomic DNA CGCTCAACTCGCTGCTATCGGCGATATGCCGCGTCGAGGGAGGCGCACAGGCCGCCCAGGACGTGTTCGAGCGCACCAAGGCCACAGTCCCGCCCGACGCCGACACCTTCGCGATACTGCTCGAGGCGTGGGAGAAGGAGGGGAACGCGGATCGCGCCAGGAGCGCCTTCACCGAGATGGTCGTCCGCGTTGGTTGGGACGCAGCCAATGTGCCAGCGTACGACTCCTTACTCTCCACGCTCGTACGCGCCGGCCAGTTAGACGACGCGCTCAAGTTCCTGCAGGTGATGCGGAGCAAGCGCTGCTTCCCGGGGATCAAATTTTTCGCCAACACCATGGATATTCTCTTCCGCAAGGGCGATTACGCCAATGCCATAGCCATCTGGAACATGATGGTCTCTGAAGCTGGCCTCGTTCCCAATTTCTCAATGTACAATGCCATGATTGTCCTCTGCTGCAACGTTGGTAGCCTCGACTATGCCCTTGGGATGCTTGATGGAATGCCCCTCAATGGTGTCTTTGCAAATGCTGTCACATACAATGCCATACTGGAGGGGTTCATCAAACATCGCAAGGCTCGTGAGGCTGAAAGTTTCCTAAAGGAGATGAGCAAGAACGAGCAACTGCCTACTGCATGCAACTGTGCTGCTGCTATCAGCTTGTTCTTTAAGGAGTTTAATCCATCTGCAGCGATCAACGTGTGGCGCTGTGTTGTGGAGCACAACATTACCCCTGCTGAGGACTCTGCTAGAGAGCTAATAGCAGGGCTGCTTGACTTTGGCAGGTTAACTGAGGTGAAGAAGCGTGCTGAAGAGATGATTGACATGAGAGTTGAGTTGTCACAGTCCACCATGGAGAATATGAAGCGCGCGTTTGCTAAGGCTGACAGGCACCAATCATTTGATCACATTGCAAGAAGGCTGAAGCGACGTTAGATACACATGAATGGTTTAATCAGCTGGTatgtcttcttcttccataTGGGTGTAATTGACTGTGTCAGTGAATGCCGTTGTTTGTGTGTGATTGCCTTCCATATGGGTGTAATTGACTGTGTCGGTGAATGCCGTTGTTTGTGTGTGATTGCCAATCATCATTTGATCTTGTGTCATCCACTTCCTAATTAGGCATCatgacattttttttaattgaacTACCAAATGGTCCAAGTTTTTTACATGCCAATTCATTGTTCCTCCTACCTGCTGTTGCTCTCCTTGTTTTGGTAAATACGGTCATTTGACACAACGTAAGGCTTATGGAAAGGGCCAGAATACGTTGACCTGTTCCTCTAATTTTCCCATTAACCAAGGGATATAGAATCATTGGGCTTGCACACAAAAACCTTTCGCTGAATAGCTTGTTTCCCCACTTTCAATCTAATGACTCCATGGCTACGTCCTTGTTTTCTGCTTATCCATTTTTCTCTGATAACTTCCATCACTAGTTGTCCTGGTCTTGTCAAAATTGCTTACAAGCCAAGTGTTTTTGATATTCTGGTTAGGGCAAAAGGAAAGTAATTCATGATGTGATGCAGTTCTCTTTGATCAACTCCTTATTTTGCTGTTTTGGCATAGCCGAGCCAAGTTATATTGTATTTTAGATTTAACCAAGCTAACATGGATTGGAAGTCAAATGTGAGATTCTTAACCCTAAACCTTTGAAtaatttctttccttgtcatACTCCAAACTTAAAGCCGAGAAGCAGTGTTCTATTGCAATATTATTCTTCTTTCCTTGTACCCTACTTAAAATACTTTCGAATGCTTCTGGTCCTCATGGAGAAAGATTTCATTTAAGTATGAAGAATGGGGTTCTGAGTTGGGGCAGGATAAAGTTAAACCTAACATGaactgcaaacaaaaaaaaggaaaagaaagcaGAAATAAATATATGTAAGCCATCAATAGTAGTTACCAATTGAAGAGAAATATGCTTGTTTTCTGCATTGTTCTTAAGGCGATATGGGGTCTTGTGGCACCTTAGGTATGCCTTGTCACCTAGCCGACGCTTTAAGAACACTGTTTGTTTTTGTGTTCAGCACAACCACCAGATATGTGGCTGCGACAATTTTATGGAAGTGCATGCTTTTACTTGCTTGCATGTTATTGTCTTATCGTCTGCTTGTTAATTGTGGTATGCTTTGCTTGATACCTTAAGGTCGCTTTTCATACTGTGATATCCTAGTTTTAAAAACTGGACCTCATTAGCAGTTCAAACAGGAAAAAAATCTGGGTTGCATCCATTATCACTAACTTGGCTCCTGTGTTTGACACGAAACTTAGCACCCTTTAGTTCTATTTATCAACCTTTAGCATTTTTCTTGGACTACCTTTTGGATCAAAGAACCAGGTCTGACCAGTACAATGGCTTTACAAACTATGCTGGATGCCACCAATTTTAGTTGGGTTTATATTAGCTTAGTTGTTCACTTTGTTTGTAATTAACTTAGCATCTTCCCTACTACCAGCAAAATGATCAAGCAAATTAGTGTAGCTCTGTAACCATTCTTTGCGTTTACTAGGTTTTTCCTGTTGGTGCTTAAGTTGGTTTAGCTAGGATACAAAATTAGTCTCTCTTCTAAATGTTTACTCCATTTCTACCTAAATCTCTAGACTTATCCCCCCCTCCCCTGCCATacttcaacctcttctaagccATGCCTTGGTTTTTAGTGATCCACTGGATGGAGGTTAATCTTTGTGATGTAATACCCCACAATTGTTTGGTCTTTGGTGTCAAACAGTCAAATCCACTCaccctattttttttttgctgcaaATGTGATCATAAAGGCCATCGACTCATCGAAGCATCAACAAGAAGATCATCAATGAAATGGTGCATgttaggagttttttttttccaaaaggaAAATTTGAGGATTGTTTTCAAAAGGATATCCGAAGGACCTTGACGAAAATAAGAGCCGAAGATACAGAATTTAAGGCACACCACGCATCATGATGCAAAGcatagtactccctctgtttcaaattgtaggtcgttttggcttttctagattcatagatgtttgtatacattctagacatacactatatttagggtgcatacaaacatctatgaatctagaaagccaaaatgacctacaatttgggacaaaGGGAGTAGGTGCCATATGCCCCACATAATCACTAGGGGCAAGGTTGAGGCTTGTGGCAAAAGGACGAGAAAGGGAGGGGGTAGCTTAGCAACCTCTTGTTTGCTCGTAGTTGTGGCTACCATAGTTGTTGATAAATGAAGCTTGCACAGTTGTCATCATCACTATGGAGAAGGAAGCATGAAAGGACACAAGGGAGAGGGAAATGCATGAGCAGTGAAGGAAGGCAAGGGCGGTAGGTAGCAGGAGGCGAGGCAAGGGTAGGGCTGAAAGAGGGGACAAAGGCACTAGCATGTAGCGAGGTGAGTAAGAAGGGATGATTAGGTGGACAAAAGTTGGTTGGGTCCATTTCCTAGCTTCCAAATGTTGCattttaaattcattttctttgaGTCATTGTTTTCTCATGCATTATGCATTAAAGTTTGACTATATAATATTAACTATTGTTATAAAAGAAATATTCTCTCTTCATTATTCCCCCTATTGGCCTAGCGCATCACTATGGTCATGTTCCAAGTCATGAACTAATGCTGGGCGCGTTCGGTTGGGTGCCGATGCTCACTCTGCCAATCGTTCTCTTGTCAATGCATTTTTGCAATTGCTTGGTTTGACACCTACATGTCGCCTACATTACCGTGCTCATTGTAGTTTTTTTCCTCAATGCAGGCAAAATGGCGGGGCGGGATTTGGCTACTCATGCATTGGCAAGCTTGTCTGCTCGCGATTTGGCTAGGCGACGTGGACACGGATCAAACAACCTTTAACCCTCTTCAACCTATGTTTTTGCCACCCGCAACCCTCATCCTTTTGCGGTGACTATTCTTTGACACCATTATCGCATACTATGGAGAAGGATCTTTAATTCCTCAACCTAAGCTCCTCTTGCCCAACACGAATCCGCGTTTAAAGTTGCTTGTAGGGATGTTTATGGCCCCATTCTCCATTGAGCAACTAACATGTTAGGCGAATGAGTGTGGGGCTTCCTTCGCCTCAATGCGGCGCCTAACAGTGCAAACTTCCCTAATGGATATAATGGGTGGGGGGTGTTTTGGGGGGTTGAGGACATCCTCTACCCTAGTTTACCATATACTTTCGGGGTTCCACAATTATGACATGTTAGGAGCATATGTGAAGGTGCCCACCTTGGCGTCCTCATCTTTCTTATATTTTTTATGCTGCTATGGATTGTGATTTAGCCTATGTTACTATGTATGATGGTCTTGCGCCATATTCTCATCTTAGAATTTTAATTGCACCTTGTGTCATATTATGTGTCTTCAAAACCGCTTCACCTTCTCTGCTCAGTTGGGGCCTTTGTTTCTCCAATAAAATGTGGAAGATTTTCATAGGTCATGCTACTCAAAGTCATAGAGCATGACCTAATTGGTTATTTTTTATAGTCACTATTCTATTTCTGTCAATGAAATTGTGAATTTGCAAAATTGAAATTGATTGCAAACCTTACTGAATATTTTCGAACTTTGTTCAGACTGTAGGAAAGAAAGTACGTCTTGTCTTCTcgcctctgttttttttcctacaaaaaaaaggaaaggtcTGGGGTTAAAGGCAACCATTGGCTTTTCTTTACCATGAACTATTTATACATCTCTTTACGGGTGGAACACACGTGTGCTTACCTACGTCTCCTTTGATATAAAGGACCCAATGGTGCATAGGAAACCCTTGGATCATCTAGCCTCTTGGTATGTACCCTCATGAATGCAAATATCTAGGCTGCAGCTTGCAGCCACTGATTTGACATACAATCGACTATGGGTTTAGTTATGTGATATGCTGGATGGTCCGGCTTATGTTACTTAGTTAAGGAAGTGGAGTTGCGAAGTTGAAGTTATTTATCATGAAGAATAGcttcttcgttttctttttttgaaatttcataTTTTGTCATTCCATGCAGTTTTAGACCCCCAGTAAAATTTGTAGAAAGCTCCCTTAAAATCATTTTTTTCCCAGAGGGTTAGGGTTGCATGTGATACAGCTCCATGATCAGCCTGTCACTGCAGTGTGTAAAAGACATAAGGAGCATTAAAGTTTTCTAAGTTGTCAATAAGCCATTATTTTGCCATTTGTTTTATTATCTTGCACTTGTTATTAGTGACAAGTTTAA from Setaria italica strain Yugu1 chromosome VII, Setaria_italica_v2.0, whole genome shotgun sequence includes the following:
- the LOC101760888 gene encoding pentatricopeptide repeat-containing protein At1g77360, mitochondrial, translated to MSTAAAKSPGGEEEANPRAEAFLEIIGRVPTGEVEAALSACGIGPTAEVAELVLKSRVCYSRPKSAVRFFRWAAQSVAHTAYAWNLLVDILGRAAMFEPMWDAIRSMNQEGGGGLVSVATFASVFTSYCARGNFKDAATAFEVMGRYGLKPDAVALNSLLSAICRVEGGAQAAQDVFERTKATVPPDADTFAILLEAWEKEGNADRARSAFTEMVVRVGWDAANVPAYDSLLSTLVRAGQLDDALKFLQVMRSKRCFPGIKFFANTMDILFRKGDYANAIAIWNMMVSEAGLVPNFSMYNAMIVLCCNVGSLDYALGMLDGMPLNGVFANAVTYNAILEGFIKHRKAREAESFLKEMSKNEQLPTACNCAAAISLFFKEFNPSAAINVWRCVVEHNITPAEDSARELIAGLLDFGRLTEVKKRAEEMIDMRVELSQSTMENMKRAFAKADRHQSFDHIARRLKRR